The proteins below come from a single Rhizobium etli CFN 42 genomic window:
- a CDS encoding sugar ABC transporter ATP-binding protein, with protein MTAADAHQDDIILRLDDVSKVYSGIVAVKRANLELRRGAVNVLVGENGAGKSTLMKIIAGVERPTHGRIILDGKPVNFDSPADAQANGIGMIFQELNLFANMSVAENIFTRREITRGLLGIDHKAQVAKANEFLRRLDAGIGADTMVEDLPIGQQQLVEIAKAMSLNARILIMDEPTSALSAAEVEILFKVITELKAQGVAIVYISHRLEELMRIGDYITVLRDGQITGHAMVRDIDTRWIVRSMIGSDAKDFAKSVTHSVGEEVFRAENISLPRPTGGLAVNDVSLSVKAGEILGIYGLMGAGRSEFFECVIGRHTHSTGKIFIDGRQVRARDTTRRIRRGLALIPEDRQREGLVQVLSIASNLTLASLSRFTRLFHIDSGAEKNAIQDAIRDLSIKAPNPDFEVTSMSGGNQQKVVIGKALMTNPKVLLMDEPSRGIDVGAKADVFRTMRRLAANGLAILFSTSDLEEVMALSDRIAVLSNGQLVAVFNRDEATEDAIIAASAKGHGHQGKLAS; from the coding sequence ATGACGGCGGCAGACGCACATCAGGACGATATCATCCTCCGTCTCGACGACGTGTCGAAGGTCTATTCCGGCATCGTCGCCGTCAAGCGCGCCAATCTGGAGCTGCGCCGCGGCGCGGTCAATGTTCTGGTCGGCGAAAACGGCGCCGGCAAATCGACGCTGATGAAGATCATCGCCGGTGTCGAGCGCCCGACGCACGGCCGCATCATTCTGGACGGCAAGCCGGTTAACTTCGACAGCCCGGCCGACGCGCAGGCGAACGGCATCGGCATGATCTTCCAGGAGCTCAATCTCTTCGCCAACATGTCGGTCGCCGAAAACATCTTCACCAGGCGCGAGATCACCCGCGGCCTGCTCGGCATCGACCACAAGGCGCAGGTCGCGAAAGCCAATGAATTCCTGCGGCGTCTCGATGCCGGCATCGGGGCGGACACGATGGTCGAGGACCTGCCGATCGGCCAGCAGCAGTTGGTGGAGATCGCCAAAGCGATGTCGCTTAATGCCCGCATCCTGATCATGGACGAGCCGACCTCGGCGCTGTCGGCGGCCGAAGTCGAGATCCTGTTCAAGGTGATCACCGAGCTGAAGGCGCAGGGCGTGGCGATCGTCTACATCTCGCACCGGCTGGAGGAGTTGATGCGGATCGGCGATTACATCACCGTGCTGCGCGACGGCCAGATCACCGGCCATGCCATGGTGCGCGACATCGACACGCGCTGGATCGTCCGTTCGATGATCGGCTCGGACGCCAAGGATTTCGCCAAATCCGTCACCCATTCCGTCGGCGAGGAAGTCTTCCGCGCCGAAAACATCAGCCTTCCCCGGCCGACCGGCGGGCTTGCGGTCAACGACGTTTCCCTGTCGGTCAAGGCAGGCGAGATCCTCGGCATCTACGGCCTGATGGGCGCCGGGCGCAGCGAATTCTTCGAATGCGTGATCGGGCGGCACACGCATTCGACCGGCAAGATCTTCATCGACGGCAGGCAAGTACGCGCCCGCGACACCACCCGGCGCATCCGCCGCGGCCTGGCGCTGATCCCAGAAGACCGGCAGCGCGAGGGGCTGGTGCAGGTGCTCTCCATCGCCTCCAACCTGACGCTCGCAAGCCTGTCGCGCTTCACCCGGCTCTTCCACATCGACAGCGGCGCGGAAAAGAATGCCATTCAGGACGCGATCCGCGATCTTTCCATCAAGGCGCCGAACCCGGATTTCGAGGTCACCTCGATGTCCGGCGGCAACCAGCAGAAGGTCGTCATCGGTAAGGCGCTGATGACCAATCCGAAGGTGCTGCTGATGGACGAGCCGAGCCGCGGCATCGATGTCGGCGCCAAGGCCGACGTCTTCCGCACCATGCGCCGGCTGGCGGCAAATGGGCTCGCCATTCTGTTTTCGACCTCCGACCTCGAAGAGGTCATGGCGCTATCAGACCGCATCGCGGTCTTGAGCAATGGCCAGCTCGTCGCCGTCTTCAACAGGGACGAAGCGACGGAAGACGCCATTATCGCGGCCTCGGCCAAGGGACACGGACATCAAGGGAAACTCGCGTCATGA
- a CDS encoding DUF2291 family protein — translation MLRMKGALLAAVLAAALPGCKIIKTPTAEEKAAAAAKTAFDPNAKVEAIWQPQVVPYFEKRAGELKDVMQLVSTSPDAAGEKYGNPRKQSSSPWTYAVKITGTVVAADTASRAATLDVDADGDGKADAKVQIGPALRGTALRDTLDFVNFNEFKNQIEWAQFGKAFNEKANAAFLSAAPRDGLIGKTVSVTGAFPLPRSGELPLVTPSELKVGS, via the coding sequence ATGTTGAGAATGAAGGGCGCATTGTTGGCTGCCGTCCTGGCGGCGGCCCTGCCCGGTTGCAAGATCATCAAGACGCCGACCGCGGAGGAGAAGGCGGCGGCCGCGGCCAAGACCGCTTTCGATCCGAATGCCAAGGTCGAGGCGATCTGGCAGCCTCAGGTCGTGCCCTATTTCGAAAAGCGCGCCGGCGAGCTGAAGGACGTCATGCAGCTCGTTTCGACGAGCCCCGATGCCGCGGGCGAAAAATACGGCAATCCACGCAAGCAGAGCAGCTCGCCCTGGACCTATGCGGTGAAGATCACCGGCACGGTCGTCGCGGCCGACACGGCCTCGCGCGCGGCGACGCTCGATGTCGATGCCGATGGCGACGGCAAGGCCGATGCGAAGGTGCAGATAGGCCCGGCGCTGCGCGGCACGGCGCTGCGCGACACGCTCGATTTCGTCAATTTCAACGAGTTCAAGAACCAGATCGAATGGGCGCAGTTCGGCAAGGCGTTCAACGAGAAGGCCAATGCCGCCTTCCTCTCCGCCGCCCCGCGCGACGGTCTCATCGGCAAGACGGTGAGCGTGACCGGCGCCTTCCCGCTGCCGAGAAGCGGCGAGCTGCCGCTCGTGACACCTTCGGAACTGAAGGTAGGATCATGA
- a CDS encoding D-ribose ABC transporter substrate-binding protein: MKLTRRLTLAAFASALALGTAMPAFAADLIAIITPAHDNPFFKAEAVGAEAKAKELGYETLVMTHDDDANKQSEMIDTAIGRGAKAIILDNAGADASVAAVKKAKDAGIPSFLIDREINATGVAVAQIVSNNYQGAQLGAQEFVKLMGEKGNYVELVGKESDTNAGIRSQGYHDVIDDYPEMKSVAKQSANWSQTEAYSKMETILQANPDIKGVISGNDTMAMGAIAALQAAGRKDVIVVGFDGSNDVRDSIKSGGIKATVLQPAYAQAQLAVEQADAYIKNKTTPKEEKQLMDCVLINADNAGKLETFALTN, translated from the coding sequence ATGAAACTGACACGCAGACTGACACTCGCAGCTTTTGCCAGCGCATTGGCGCTCGGCACGGCCATGCCGGCTTTTGCGGCCGATCTCATCGCCATCATCACGCCGGCGCATGACAATCCCTTCTTTAAGGCCGAGGCCGTCGGCGCCGAGGCCAAGGCGAAGGAGCTCGGCTACGAGACCCTCGTCATGACCCATGACGACGACGCCAACAAGCAGTCGGAAATGATCGATACGGCGATCGGGCGCGGCGCCAAGGCGATCATCCTCGACAATGCGGGCGCGGACGCTTCCGTCGCCGCCGTCAAGAAGGCCAAGGATGCAGGCATCCCCTCCTTCCTGATCGACCGCGAGATCAACGCGACCGGCGTCGCCGTCGCCCAGATCGTCTCGAACAACTATCAGGGCGCGCAGCTCGGCGCGCAGGAATTCGTCAAGCTGATGGGCGAGAAGGGCAATTATGTCGAGCTGGTCGGCAAGGAGTCCGACACCAATGCCGGCATCCGCTCGCAGGGCTATCACGACGTCATCGACGATTATCCCGAGATGAAGTCGGTCGCCAAGCAGTCGGCCAACTGGAGCCAGACGGAAGCCTATTCGAAGATGGAAACCATCCTTCAGGCCAATCCCGATATCAAGGGCGTCATTTCAGGCAATGACACCATGGCGATGGGCGCGATCGCAGCGCTGCAGGCCGCGGGCCGCAAGGACGTGATCGTCGTCGGTTTCGACGGCTCCAATGATGTCCGCGACTCCATCAAGTCGGGCGGCATCAAGGCGACCGTGCTGCAGCCGGCCTATGCGCAGGCGCAGCTCGCCGTGGAACAGGCTGACGCCTACATCAAGAACAAGACGACGCCGAAGGAAGAGAAGCAGCTGATGGACTGCGTTCTCATCAATGCCGACAATGCCGGCAAGCTCGAAACCTTCGCCCTGACGAACTGA
- a CDS encoding phosphogluconate dehydrogenase C-terminal domain-containing protein, with protein MTKIALFGAGGKMGYRLAKNLKGSRFEVRHVEVSDAGKARLKNDLGLDCVPVDPALDGAEVVILAVPDTAIGKVAAGIVDKLAPRTMVVALDAAAPFAGHLPKRDDLTYFVTHPCHPPIFNDETDMQAKKDHFGGLFAKQHIVSALMQGPESAYALGEEIAKVIWAPVMRSHRVTVDQLAMLEPGLSETVCASLLVIMRQAMDECVARGVPEQAARDFLLGHMNVLGAVIFKEVDGVFSDACNKAIEFGIPALMRDDWKKVFEPQEIAESIRRIT; from the coding sequence ATGACCAAGATTGCTCTCTTCGGCGCCGGCGGCAAAATGGGATACCGGCTTGCCAAAAATCTCAAAGGCTCGCGCTTCGAAGTGCGCCATGTCGAGGTGAGCGATGCCGGGAAGGCCCGCCTGAAGAACGATCTCGGCCTCGATTGCGTGCCTGTCGATCCCGCGCTCGACGGGGCCGAGGTCGTCATCCTCGCCGTGCCGGATACGGCGATCGGCAAGGTCGCGGCCGGCATCGTCGACAAGCTCGCGCCCCGCACCATGGTGGTGGCGCTCGATGCTGCCGCTCCCTTCGCCGGCCATTTGCCGAAGCGTGACGACCTCACCTATTTCGTCACCCATCCCTGCCATCCGCCGATCTTTAACGACGAGACGGACATGCAGGCCAAGAAGGATCATTTCGGCGGCCTTTTCGCCAAACAGCACATCGTCTCGGCGCTGATGCAGGGTCCCGAAAGCGCCTATGCGCTCGGCGAGGAAATCGCCAAGGTCATCTGGGCGCCGGTCATGCGTTCGCACCGGGTTACGGTCGATCAGCTCGCCATGCTCGAGCCCGGCCTTTCCGAAACCGTTTGCGCCTCGCTGCTCGTCATCATGCGCCAGGCCATGGACGAATGCGTGGCGCGCGGCGTGCCGGAACAGGCGGCTCGCGATTTCCTGCTCGGCCACATGAACGTGCTCGGCGCGGTCATCTTCAAGGAGGTCGACGGTGTCTTCTCGGATGCCTGCAACAAGGCGATCGAGTTCGGCATCCCGGCGTTGATGCGCGACGATTGGAAGAAAGTTTTCGAACCGCAGGAGATCGCCGAAAGCATCCGGCGCATCACCTGA
- the derI gene encoding D-erythrulose-4-phosphate isomerase, producing MKIAIGADSAGKPLLDVIAAHLAGKADLEVHDLSQSGFYADLSQRLAQTIVDGEHERGILFCGTGIGVCISANKVPGIRAALTHDTYSAERAAKSNNAQIITMGARVIGPELAKSIVDVWLASEFDPDGPSAGNVQAIDRLDAEKHGA from the coding sequence ATGAAGATCGCAATTGGCGCCGACAGCGCCGGCAAACCGCTCCTGGATGTCATTGCCGCCCATCTCGCCGGCAAGGCGGATCTCGAAGTGCACGATCTCAGCCAGTCCGGCTTTTATGCCGATCTCTCCCAGCGCTTGGCGCAGACGATCGTCGACGGCGAGCATGAGCGCGGCATTCTTTTCTGCGGCACCGGCATCGGCGTGTGCATCTCCGCCAACAAGGTGCCGGGCATTCGCGCCGCCCTTACCCACGACACCTATTCGGCTGAACGCGCGGCGAAGTCGAACAACGCCCAAATCATCACTATGGGCGCCCGCGTCATCGGACCGGAACTGGCAAAATCGATCGTCGACGTCTGGCTCGCCTCCGAATTCGACCCCGATGGTCCATCGGCCGGCAACGTGCAGGCGATCGATCGGCTCGATGCAGAAAAACACGGGGCTTAA
- a CDS encoding triose-phosphate isomerase, with protein MVVWVGTSFKMNKTLEEALAFARRLADADLERDPRVQRFVIPSFTAVREVKRVLTESSVKVGAQNMHWEDAGAWTGEISPLMLKDCRLDLVELGHSERREHFGETDETVGLKAAAAIRHGLTPLICIGETLQERNEGRADAVLRRQVEAALRGVDTEAGEAPILLAYEPVWAIGVNGIPATADYASERHRGIAEVAKSILGRPVPVLYGGSVNPGNCEELIGQPDIDGLFIGRSAWSVEGYLDILARVSAAIDRSSPRQTASERKLP; from the coding sequence ATGGTCGTCTGGGTCGGCACCAGCTTCAAGATGAACAAGACGCTTGAGGAAGCGCTCGCCTTCGCGCGCCGCCTCGCCGATGCGGATCTTGAACGCGATCCCCGCGTGCAGCGCTTCGTCATCCCCTCCTTCACGGCGGTGCGCGAGGTCAAGCGTGTACTGACCGAAAGCTCGGTGAAGGTTGGCGCGCAGAACATGCATTGGGAGGATGCCGGCGCCTGGACCGGCGAGATTTCGCCGCTGATGCTGAAGGACTGCCGGCTCGATCTCGTCGAGCTCGGCCATTCCGAGCGGCGCGAACATTTCGGCGAGACCGACGAGACCGTCGGCCTCAAGGCTGCCGCCGCGATCCGCCACGGCCTGACGCCGCTGATCTGCATCGGCGAGACCCTGCAGGAACGCAACGAGGGCCGGGCCGACGCCGTGCTGCGGCGGCAGGTCGAGGCCGCCCTGCGGGGTGTCGACACCGAGGCCGGGGAGGCTCCGATCCTGCTTGCCTACGAGCCGGTCTGGGCGATCGGCGTCAACGGCATTCCGGCGACGGCCGATTATGCCTCCGAGCGGCACAGAGGGATCGCCGAAGTGGCGAAATCCATTCTCGGCCGCCCGGTGCCGGTTCTCTACGGCGGCAGCGTCAATCCCGGCAATTGCGAGGAACTGATCGGCCAGCCCGATATCGACGGCCTGTTCATCGGCCGCTCCGCCTGGTCCGTCGAAGGCTATCTCGACATTCTCGCCCGCGTCAGCGCGGCGATCGACCGCTCATCTCCACGCCAGACGGCGAGTGAAAGGAAACTGCCATGA
- a CDS encoding four-carbon acid sugar kinase family protein — MDGVLVSYYGDDFTGSTDVMEALASNGVETVLFLDLPRPELLARFSHCRAIGIAGTSRSETPAWMEEHLAPAFDWLKSLGASICHYKVCSTFDSSPGIGNIGKAIEIGRTSFGQSIVPVIVGAPQLKRYTAFGNLFAAYQGRVFRIDRHPVMSRHPVTPMDEADLALHLSKQTSLPVLLADLVAITAADADRRIDELASHPDGILLLDVDSEATQAAAGRQMLRVAARSGGFVAGSSGVEYALLNAWRQAGAIGGGSAEFPDIGPVERLAVVSGSVSPTTERQIRKAVENGFESIALDPLALVSNGEAAVDAAVHAGIRTLKEGRSVILHTALGPSADRGADIDRLPGARHQLGSALGTILRRLIEQEALPRAVVAGGDTSSHALRQLKIDALTTLLPLPQTPGSPLCLAHGDYQPTNGLQIALKGGQVGTDGYFAQIRDGRKN; from the coding sequence ATGGATGGAGTTCTCGTCAGCTATTACGGGGATGATTTCACCGGCTCCACCGACGTCATGGAGGCGCTCGCCTCGAACGGCGTCGAGACCGTGCTCTTCCTCGACCTTCCCAGGCCGGAGCTGCTTGCCCGTTTCAGCCACTGCCGCGCCATCGGCATTGCCGGAACGAGCCGCAGCGAGACGCCGGCATGGATGGAGGAGCACCTTGCGCCGGCCTTCGACTGGCTGAAATCGCTCGGCGCTTCGATCTGCCATTACAAGGTCTGCTCGACGTTCGATTCCAGCCCCGGCATCGGCAATATTGGCAAGGCGATCGAGATCGGCCGCACGAGTTTCGGGCAATCGATCGTGCCTGTCATCGTCGGCGCGCCGCAATTGAAGCGCTACACCGCTTTCGGCAATCTTTTCGCCGCCTATCAGGGCCGCGTCTTCCGCATTGACCGCCATCCCGTGATGAGCCGCCATCCCGTCACGCCGATGGATGAGGCGGATCTTGCGCTGCACCTGTCGAAGCAGACCTCGCTTCCCGTGCTGCTTGCCGATCTCGTCGCAATCACCGCGGCCGATGCCGACCGGCGGATCGACGAGCTGGCGTCCCATCCGGACGGCATTCTGCTTCTCGATGTCGACTCCGAGGCGACGCAGGCGGCAGCCGGGCGACAGATGCTGCGTGTCGCCGCCCGCTCGGGAGGCTTCGTCGCCGGCTCCTCGGGGGTCGAATACGCCCTGCTCAACGCCTGGCGGCAGGCCGGCGCGATTGGCGGGGGCAGCGCCGAATTTCCCGATATCGGCCCGGTCGAGCGGCTTGCCGTCGTCTCCGGCAGCGTCTCGCCGACGACCGAGCGCCAGATCCGCAAGGCCGTCGAAAATGGCTTCGAAAGCATCGCACTCGATCCGCTTGCACTGGTCTCGAATGGAGAGGCTGCGGTGGATGCGGCGGTGCACGCGGGCATCCGGACGCTGAAGGAAGGCCGGAGCGTCATCCTCCATACGGCGCTCGGCCCATCCGCTGACCGCGGCGCCGATATCGACCGGCTTCCCGGCGCTCGCCACCAGCTCGGCAGCGCGCTCGGCACGATCCTGCGCAGGCTGATCGAGCAGGAAGCACTGCCGCGCGCGGTCGTCGCCGGCGGCGATACGTCGAGCCACGCGCTGCGGCAATTGAAGATCGACGCGCTGACGACATTGCTGCCGCTGCCGCAGACGCCGGGCTCGCCGCTTTGCCTTGCGCATGGCGACTACCAGCCGACCAACGGTCTGCAGATCGCGCTGAAGGGCGGGCAGGTCGGCACGGATGGCTATTTCGCGCAGATCCGCGACGGGAGGAAGAACTGA
- the oiaX gene encoding 3-oxo-isoapionate-4-phosphate decarboxylase OiaX, protein MTISMARGAAGRFMMITLTYRIETPGSVETMADKIASDQSTGTFVPVPGETEELKSRVAARVLAIRPLENARHPTWPESAPDTLLHRADVDIAFPLEAIGTDLSALMTIAIGGVYSIKGMTGIRIVDMKLPEAFRSAHPGPQFGIAGSRRLTGVEGRPIIGTIVKPALGLRPHETAELVGELIGSGVDFIKDDEKLMSPAYSPLKERVAAIMPRILDHEQKTGKKVMYAFGISHADPDEMMRNHDIVAAAGGNCAVVNINSIGFGGMSFLRKRSSLVLHAHRNGWDVLTRDPGAGMDFKVYQQFWRLLGVDQFQINGIRIKYWEPDESFVSSFKAVSTPLFDAADCPLPVAGSGQWGGQAPETYERTGRTIDLLYLCGGGIVSHPGGPAAGVRAVQQAWQAAVAGIPLEVYAKDHPELAASIAKFSDGKGA, encoded by the coding sequence ATGACAATCTCCATGGCGAGAGGAGCAGCCGGCCGTTTCATGATGATAACCCTGACCTACCGCATCGAAACGCCCGGCAGCGTCGAGACGATGGCGGACAAGATCGCCAGCGACCAGTCGACCGGAACCTTCGTGCCGGTTCCCGGCGAGACGGAAGAGCTGAAATCGCGCGTCGCCGCCCGGGTTTTGGCGATCCGCCCGCTCGAGAATGCGCGCCATCCGACCTGGCCCGAGTCCGCGCCCGACACGCTGCTCCACCGCGCCGACGTCGACATTGCCTTCCCTCTGGAGGCGATCGGCACAGATCTCTCGGCGCTGATGACCATCGCGATCGGCGGCGTCTATTCGATCAAGGGCATGACCGGCATCCGCATCGTCGACATGAAGCTGCCCGAAGCTTTCCGGAGCGCCCATCCCGGGCCGCAATTCGGCATAGCGGGCAGCCGCCGCCTCACCGGCGTCGAGGGCCGCCCGATCATCGGCACGATCGTCAAGCCGGCACTGGGGCTGAGGCCGCACGAGACGGCGGAACTCGTCGGCGAATTGATTGGGTCGGGCGTCGACTTCATCAAGGACGATGAGAAGCTGATGAGCCCGGCCTATTCGCCGCTCAAGGAGCGCGTCGCCGCGATCATGCCGCGCATTCTCGATCACGAGCAGAAGACCGGCAAGAAGGTCATGTATGCCTTCGGCATCTCGCATGCCGATCCCGACGAGATGATGCGCAACCACGATATCGTCGCTGCGGCCGGCGGCAATTGCGCCGTCGTCAATATCAATTCGATCGGCTTCGGCGGCATGAGCTTCCTGCGCAAGCGCTCCAGCCTGGTGCTGCATGCGCATCGCAACGGCTGGGATGTGCTGACGCGCGATCCGGGCGCCGGCATGGATTTCAAGGTCTATCAGCAGTTCTGGCGGCTGCTCGGCGTCGACCAGTTCCAGATCAACGGCATCAGAATCAAATATTGGGAGCCGGACGAGAGCTTCGTCTCTTCCTTCAAGGCCGTCAGCACGCCGCTCTTCGATGCCGCCGATTGCCCGCTTCCGGTCGCGGGCTCCGGCCAGTGGGGCGGGCAGGCGCCGGAGACCTACGAGCGCACCGGCCGCACCATCGATCTTCTCTATCTCTGCGGCGGCGGCATCGTCAGCCATCCCGGCGGTCCTGCTGCCGGCGTGCGCGCCGTGCAGCAGGCCTGGCAGGCGGCGGTCGCCGGCATTCCGCTGGAGGTCTATGCCAAGGATCATCCGGAGCTTGCCGCCTCGATTGCCAAATTCAGCGACGGCAAGGGCGCGTGA
- a CDS encoding transcriptional regulator NanR, which produces MTQPIEQIVRRKLSDEVFDRLERMITSGELQPGDEMPSERVLMERFGVGRPAIREAMQSLANKGLVSISHGERAKVLRLTAKSIFRQVDLTAKIMLSQSADSLEHLKSARIFFERGMAREAAQRASATDISDLRDIIERQRASLGRAEEFIDADMEFHTRIAQISGNPIYVAVSEAMLAWLKEYHTEMLIWTGKEKFTLAEHDEIVDRLEANDVDGSEMALLKHLERSRALYTK; this is translated from the coding sequence ATGACCCAGCCCATCGAACAAATCGTCCGCCGGAAACTCTCCGACGAAGTGTTTGATCGACTCGAGCGGATGATCACCTCAGGCGAGCTTCAGCCCGGTGACGAAATGCCCTCCGAGCGGGTGCTGATGGAGCGCTTCGGCGTCGGCCGGCCGGCGATCCGTGAAGCCATGCAATCGCTCGCCAACAAGGGTCTCGTCAGCATCTCGCACGGCGAGCGCGCGAAGGTCTTGCGGCTGACGGCGAAATCGATCTTCCGCCAGGTCGATCTCACCGCCAAGATCATGCTGTCGCAATCGGCCGACTCGCTCGAACATCTGAAGAGCGCCCGCATCTTCTTCGAGCGCGGCATGGCCCGCGAAGCCGCGCAGCGCGCCTCGGCAACCGATATCAGCGATCTCAGGGACATCATCGAGCGTCAGCGCGCCTCGCTCGGGCGGGCCGAAGAGTTCATCGACGCCGACATGGAATTCCACACCCGCATCGCCCAGATTTCAGGCAACCCGATCTATGTCGCCGTCAGTGAGGCGATGCTTGCCTGGCTGAAGGAATATCACACCGAAATGCTGATCTGGACCGGCAAGGAAAAGTTCACGCTTGCCGAACACGACGAAATCGTCGACCGCCTCGAGGCCAACGATGTCGACGGCTCGGAGATGGCGCTCCTGAAGCATCTCGAAAGGTCGCGGGCGCTTTATACCAAGTAG
- a CDS encoding ABC transporter ATP-binding protein, with translation MSISDAIYRPFETLIRPLDIPYRPLPSKGPVTVLLHFISMFRGVLIALALCSMVFEVINLTIVWGLSVIVDGVTQQGAAAFLRSEWPLLTVLGLLIFPVMPIVSFVLNTLNSHTLRIAMPAAIQWQGHKAVERQDIAFFHDLYAGQVSSRLQQVSSAVQQQILAGFQSIPRFLMQLVGSVILLSALAWQLALPVVVWIVLNVAFTARIVPIFVERSRRTAKQRSLVAGAITDLYTNMQMIKQFAAEDSEAGAIRRIIRKAVHTQHAEQRIYRSSEVTVVILNTLLWLTMLAIGFSGLVRGFLTVGEFVGAVYILNRLSTQIYVFMQMGQQIFQAIGTIKDAMPVMTTPPTITDRPGATELTVQQGEIRFENVRFAYKSGKPVIDKLSLTVRAGEKVGLVGLSGAGKTTLANLLLRFYDLTGGAILIDGQDIRAVTQASLRRAIGVIAQDVALLHRSVGDNIRYGRPGATQEEIERVTKMASADAFIADLTDSEGRKGYDAFVGDRGIKLSGGQRQRVAIARVLLKDAPILVLDEATSALDSESEAAIQERLNLVMDGKTVIAIAHRLSTIARMDRIVVLDHGRIVEEGRPEELVERDGLFARLWRRQTGGFIPEEID, from the coding sequence ATGTCGATTTCAGATGCGATCTACCGTCCCTTCGAAACCCTGATCAGGCCGCTCGACATTCCTTACCGGCCGCTGCCGTCGAAGGGGCCGGTGACGGTGCTGCTGCATTTCATCTCAATGTTTCGCGGCGTGCTGATTGCGCTGGCGCTTTGCTCCATGGTGTTCGAGGTGATAAACCTGACGATCGTCTGGGGGCTCTCGGTCATCGTCGACGGCGTTACGCAGCAGGGTGCTGCCGCCTTCCTGCGCAGCGAATGGCCGCTGCTGACCGTTCTCGGACTACTGATCTTTCCCGTGATGCCGATCGTATCCTTCGTGCTCAATACGCTGAACTCGCATACATTGCGCATCGCCATGCCGGCCGCCATCCAGTGGCAGGGCCATAAGGCCGTGGAGCGGCAGGATATTGCCTTCTTCCATGATCTTTATGCCGGCCAGGTTTCCTCGCGGCTGCAGCAGGTCTCCTCCGCCGTCCAGCAGCAGATTCTCGCCGGCTTCCAGTCCATTCCCCGCTTCCTGATGCAGCTGGTGGGCTCGGTGATTTTGCTCAGCGCGCTCGCCTGGCAGCTCGCTTTGCCTGTGGTCGTCTGGATCGTGCTCAACGTCGCCTTCACCGCGAGGATCGTGCCGATCTTCGTCGAGCGCTCGCGCCGCACCGCCAAGCAGCGCAGCCTCGTCGCCGGCGCCATCACCGATCTCTATACCAACATGCAGATGATCAAGCAGTTTGCCGCCGAAGACAGCGAGGCGGGCGCCATCCGCCGCATTATCCGAAAGGCCGTGCACACGCAGCATGCCGAGCAGCGCATCTACCGCTCGTCGGAAGTGACCGTCGTCATCCTCAACACGCTCTTGTGGTTGACCATGCTGGCGATCGGATTTTCAGGTCTCGTCAGAGGCTTCCTCACGGTCGGCGAGTTCGTCGGCGCGGTCTATATTCTCAACCGGCTGTCGACGCAGATCTACGTCTTCATGCAGATGGGTCAGCAGATCTTCCAGGCGATCGGCACGATCAAGGACGCCATGCCCGTCATGACGACGCCGCCCACCATCACCGACCGGCCGGGTGCGACCGAACTTACGGTACAACAGGGCGAAATCCGTTTCGAAAACGTCCGTTTCGCCTACAAGTCAGGCAAACCCGTCATCGACAAACTGTCGCTGACGGTCCGGGCCGGTGAGAAAGTGGGCCTCGTCGGCCTCTCCGGCGCCGGCAAGACGACCCTCGCAAACCTGCTCCTGCGGTTTTACGACCTCACGGGCGGCGCGATCCTGATCGACGGGCAGGATATCCGCGCGGTGACGCAGGCAAGCCTTCGCCGCGCGATCGGCGTCATAGCCCAGGATGTTGCCCTGCTGCACCGTTCGGTCGGTGACAATATCCGCTACGGCCGGCCAGGAGCGACGCAGGAAGAAATCGAAAGGGTGACGAAGATGGCGAGCGCCGATGCCTTCATCGCTGATCTCACAGACAGCGAAGGCCGCAAGGGTTATGACGCCTTCGTCGGCGACCGCGGCATCAAACTGTCAGGCGGCCAGCGCCAGCGTGTCGCCATCGCTCGCGTGCTGTTGAAGGACGCGCCGATCCTGGTTCTCGACGAGGCGACCTCCGCCCTCGATAGCGAATCCGAAGCCGCCATCCAGGAAAGGCTGAATCTCGTCATGGACGGAAAGACTGTGATCGCCATCGCCCACCGCCTCTCGACGATTGCCAGGATGGACCGAATCGTCGTGCTCGATCACGGACGCATCGTGGAAGAAGGCCGGCCGGAAGAACTGGTCGAACGGGACGGGCTGTTTGCCCGGCTGTGGAGGCGCCAGACCGGCGGCTTCATTCCTGAGGAAATCGATTGA